One window from the genome of Musa acuminata AAA Group cultivar baxijiao chromosome BXJ1-4, Cavendish_Baxijiao_AAA, whole genome shotgun sequence encodes:
- the LOC103974052 gene encoding uncharacterized protein LOC103974052: MMADLRRRPPTTGLEKAIWVSKIGFFLLGILSTGVATRLAVPPAAGVLASALLRFWASLCSWLVPPYLFVVIHLIILVIWKLSDQKQQLQEEKPPVGVGDVKAKTFVPPSAAPPPGEPLAESWHEVLPSPKTAPELVVGSGAGEPSDPPTEEKPAASSSFGINTSTEPSRETSDVSDELETAAAAASENAVDIDSMDASWKAIMKKSPSRGWEKPGGREPRPSEKVAIRWREPSATGRDELNRRFDDFIRKNYDQIRLQRHESNHRRLEMSTAGLH, encoded by the coding sequence ATGATGGCGGATCTGAGGAGGAGACCACCGACGACTGGACTTGAGAAAGCGATATGGGTCTCCAAGATCGGGTTTTTCCTTCTGGGAATCCTTTCTACTGGCGTCGCGACGCGGCTCGCTGTCCCCCCCGCCGCCGGAGTCCTCGCCTCTGCCCTCCTCCGCTTCTGGGCCTCTCTCTGCTCCTGGCTTGTGCCACCTTATCTCTTCGTTGTCATCCATCTCATCATCCTCGTCATCTGGAAACTCTCCGACCAGAAGCAGCAGCTGCAGGAGGAAAAGCCGCCGGTGGGCGTGGGTGATGTAAAGGCCAAAACTTTCGTGCCTCCTTCCGCTGCGCCTCCCCCTGGGGAACCTTTGGCCGAGTCATGGCACGAGGTCCTGCCATCGCCGAAGACGGCGCCGGAACTAGTGGTAGGTTCCGGCGCTGGGGAGCCGTCTGACCCGCCCACAGAGGAGAAGCCCGCTGCTTCATCTTCCTTTGGGATCAACACAAGCACTGAACCATCTAGAGAAACTAGTGACGTGTCAGACGAGTTGGagacagcggcggcggcggcctcaGAGAACGCGGTAGACATCGACTCCATGGACGCCTCGTGGAAGGCGATCATGAAGAAGTCGCCCTCCCGAGGTTGGGAGAAGCCGGGCGGCCGGGAACCGAGGCCATCGGAAAAGGTCGCGATAAGGTGGAGGGAACCGTCGGCGACGGGCCGCGACGAGCTGAACCGCCGCTTCGACGACTTCATAAGGAAGAACTACGACCAGATCCGCCTTCAGAGACACGAGTCGAACCATAGGAGGTTAGAGATGTCTACTGCGGGACTCCATTAA